One Spiroplasma endosymbiont of Cantharis nigra DNA segment encodes these proteins:
- a CDS encoding DUF4238 domain-containing protein, producing MKIKYRQHFIPRFILKKWSDKDFYTTYDLENNIYKQYNIRNYNNDPFHIKNFYESRKMKINEIENKLTKIEVEYQNILKLIENKQIISLNRYQTKFLRLYTLIDIYRSNAALERALNLEGGIQYNNYYKNKTFEQIKEEYLSELNYLVTNIYNYSKNNISMFNEEMILRIENKINKIQKYIEEKNDFDEIFKQPYNEDLKDRIATNILDIYKANTKFISIPDAINERFLLTDAMLVEYFGDNNSKKFRLPILMIKIINPKLALAYMPLDLFDHVKVTNHVYNSFWIKVFPNLFLKNNKVEYEYGKKINDDIQIHIKKNPNASFLEIYDTFYSNNDKYEFEVYKLENSNQVNLINAMNLSQTSRYLIFENKEDFKKARKTMKENNIYRIENLGL from the coding sequence ATGAAAATAAAATACAGACAACATTTTATACCTAGGTTTATCTTAAAGAAATGATCTGATAAAGATTTCTATACAACTTATGATTTGGAAAACAATATTTATAAGCAATATAACATTAGAAATTATAATAATGATCCATTTCATATTAAAAATTTTTATGAATCTAGAAAAATGAAAATAAATGAAATAGAAAATAAATTAACTAAAATTGAGGTGGAATATCAAAATATTTTAAAACTTATTGAAAATAAGCAGATTATTTCTTTAAACAGATATCAAACAAAATTTTTAAGACTGTATACTTTAATTGATATTTACAGATCAAATGCAGCTCTTGAAAGAGCATTAAATTTAGAAGGAGGTATTCAATATAATAATTATTATAAAAATAAAACTTTTGAGCAAATAAAAGAGGAGTATTTAAGTGAGTTAAATTATTTAGTTACTAATATTTATAATTATAGTAAAAATAATATAAGTATGTTTAATGAGGAAATGATTTTAAGAATTGAAAATAAAATTAATAAAATCCAAAAATATATAGAAGAAAAAAATGATTTTGATGAAATTTTTAAACAACCTTATAATGAAGATTTAAAAGATAGAATAGCAACAAATATTTTGGATATATATAAAGCTAATACAAAATTCATATCTATCCCTGATGCTATAAACGAGAGATTTCTATTAACAGATGCAATGCTTGTAGAATATTTTGGTGATAATAATAGTAAAAAATTTAGATTACCTATATTAATGATAAAAATAATTAATCCAAAACTCGCTTTAGCTTATATGCCTTTGGATTTATTTGATCATGTAAAAGTAACAAATCATGTCTATAATTCATTTTGAATTAAAGTATTTCCAAACTTATTTTTAAAAAATAATAAAGTTGAATATGAATATGGTAAAAAAATAAATGATGATATTCAGATACATATTAAAAAAAACCCAAACGCCTCATTTCTGGAAATCTATGATACTTTTTATTCAAATAATGATAAATATGAATTTGAAGTATACAAATTAGAAAATTCAAATCAAGTTAATTTAATTAATGCAATGAATCTTTCTCAGACATCAAGATATTTAATTTTTGAGAATAAAGAGGATTTTAAAAAGGCAAGAAAAACAATGAAGGAAAATAATATTTATAGAATTGAAAATTTAGGTTTATAA
- a CDS encoding HNH endonuclease produces the protein MNPKAQGGTNQKENLKAVHKKCNK, from the coding sequence TTAAATCCCAAAGCACAAGGTGGTACAAATCAAAAGGAAAATCTTAAAGCAGTGCATAAGAAATGCAATAAATAG
- a CDS encoding AAA family ATPase: MDLDMIKINKYKSIFNQNFLIKKNKLIPIVGENNAGKTNLLECINLLNKVMNSRDFQYINERNEDQIEHLIKNKSFYFNENILDLDYDVDFYFKIKKPNIEVHTVIIKVKNSKVYLLNLYESLKFILKFSKKMDNKINHIFNKIDLYGKSNLYVSLKQIISAINLKNSSEKNSLEYKTLIEQKNLVNSLKTAVYKVKENISNYVFLDKDNLITFEESFTEFTELIENFFLEYKKILNFPKFYYISSLFDNQKVSNLVAKINENREIEKGANFDLINEIAYSNNIEKVIQEINFNESLENINRFLSEQIKLNTEDIDNNYWCLYLSKNENKYDLKVGIIVAKNNMNMLSYQSLGTLKNFFYRLLLNKVENISDKQNCYIILDEPDSFLHIDRQKKLLDEFFKLTLKRNNITIIYSTHSVFMLDFKCLFSINIIKKDKEGSKIELSNSVKDTNSKLESTIPAIIKGMGACISTYNFKKNILIVEGQSDFLYLHYFSEILNINLEFDIIYSAGASKVPYFNDIIKIINKNVICLLDNDDAGDIVFKKNYKRMNLLNFYKQNNKKEIEDLFFENKMKKEQLLKFINKDFNLKEYPWNIKTKKNFTKILEYINEEFNRY; the protein is encoded by the coding sequence ATGGACTTAGACATGATTAAAATAAATAAATATAAATCAATTTTTAATCAAAACTTTTTGATTAAAAAGAATAAGTTAATTCCTATAGTAGGAGAAAATAATGCTGGTAAAACAAATTTATTAGAGTGCATAAATTTATTGAATAAGGTAATGAATAGTAGAGACTTTCAATATATAAATGAAAGAAATGAAGATCAAATTGAACACCTTATTAAAAATAAAAGTTTTTATTTTAATGAAAATATTTTAGATTTAGATTATGATGTGGATTTTTATTTTAAAATAAAAAAACCTAATATAGAAGTTCATACAGTAATTATAAAAGTTAAGAATAGTAAAGTTTATTTATTAAATTTATATGAAAGCTTAAAATTTATTTTAAAATTTTCAAAAAAAATGGATAATAAAATTAATCATATATTTAATAAAATAGATTTATATGGAAAATCTAATTTATATGTTTCTTTAAAACAAATAATAAGTGCAATTAATTTAAAAAATAGTTCAGAAAAAAATTCTTTAGAATATAAAACTCTAATTGAACAAAAAAATCTAGTTAATTCACTTAAAACTGCTGTATATAAAGTTAAAGAAAATATATCAAACTATGTTTTTTTAGATAAAGATAATTTAATAACTTTTGAAGAAAGTTTTACTGAGTTTACTGAGTTAATAGAGAATTTTTTTTTAGAGTACAAAAAAATACTGAATTTTCCAAAATTCTATTACATATCAAGTTTATTTGATAATCAAAAAGTATCTAATTTGGTAGCTAAAATAAATGAAAATAGGGAAATTGAAAAGGGAGCAAATTTTGATTTAATTAATGAAATAGCATATTCCAATAATATTGAAAAAGTTATTCAGGAAATAAATTTTAATGAAAGTCTAGAGAATATAAATAGATTTTTATCTGAACAAATTAAATTAAATACAGAAGATATCGATAATAATTATTGATGTTTATATTTATCAAAAAATGAAAATAAGTATGATTTAAAAGTTGGTATAATTGTTGCAAAGAATAATATGAATATGCTTTCTTATCAAAGTTTAGGAACATTAAAAAATTTTTTTTATAGGTTATTATTAAATAAAGTTGAAAATATATCAGATAAGCAAAATTGCTATATAATTCTTGATGAACCCGATTCTTTTCTACATATTGATAGACAAAAAAAACTATTGGATGAATTTTTTAAGTTAACTTTAAAAAGGAATAACATAACTATAATTTATTCTACTCATAGTGTTTTTATGCTTGATTTTAAATGTTTATTCTCAATCAATATAATAAAAAAAGATAAAGAAGGTAGTAAAATTGAGTTATCAAATTCGGTAAAAGATACTAATTCAAAATTAGAGTCTACAATTCCAGCAATTATTAAAGGTATGGGAGCTTGCATATCTACATATAACTTTAAGAAAAATATATTAATAGTTGAGGGTCAAAGTGATTTTTTATACCTTCATTATTTTTCTGAGATTCTAAACATTAATTTAGAATTTGATATTATTTATTCTGCGGGTGCTTCTAAAGTTCCATATTTTAATGATATTATTAAAATAATTAATAAAAATGTAATTTGTCTTTTGGACAATGATGATGCAGGCGATATTGTATTTAAAAAAAACTATAAAAGGATGAATTTATTAAATTTTTATAAGCAAAATAATAAAAAAGAAATTGAGGATCTTTTCTTTGAAAATAAAATGAAAAAGGAGCAGCTGCTTAAGTTCATTAACAAAGATTTTAATTTAAAAGAATACCCATGAAATATTAAAACAAAAAAAAATTTTACAAAAATATTGGAGTATATTAATGAAGAATTCAATAGATATTAA
- a CDS encoding NYN domain-containing protein, with translation MDIGNQNKIALIIDFDNFNQDKYLKILFNELKEYGNILNNSLFYSNFNDLKLNEKSLKYGFTSIIMEPSFSEAKNAVDIRIALEVMDIANKDYINCFCLATNDLDFAPILKKLKEKNKLVIGAGNFNTNDNYKKLCDRFISVDKIYEAQNESKNYQDKEPIHDLVETVKSIINDLNEEDGYVRFSQVIESLYKEIRDFNPKNYGSKNSKTSKFFQNDLEKYFNLKLTGKTYFIKIK, from the coding sequence ATGGATATAGGTAATCAAAATAAAATAGCTTTAATAATTGACTTTGATAATTTTAATCAAGATAAGTATTTGAAAATACTTTTTAATGAGCTTAAAGAATATGGTAATATTTTAAATAATTCATTATTTTACTCAAACTTTAATGATTTAAAGTTAAATGAAAAAAGTTTAAAGTATGGATTTACATCAATTATTATGGAGCCTTCATTTTCTGAAGCAAAAAATGCAGTAGATATAAGAATTGCGTTAGAAGTAATGGATATTGCAAATAAAGATTATATTAACTGCTTCTGCTTAGCAACAAATGATCTAGATTTTGCTCCAATTCTTAAAAAACTAAAGGAGAAAAATAAATTAGTAATTGGAGCAGGAAATTTTAATACAAATGATAATTATAAAAAATTGTGCGATAGATTTATTAGTGTGGATAAAATTTATGAAGCTCAAAATGAAAGTAAGAACTATCAAGATAAAGAACCAATACATGATTTAGTTGAAACTGTTAAGTCTATAATAAATGATTTAAATGAAGAAGATGGTTATGTTCGTTTTTCTCAAGTAATTGAAAGTCTGTATAAGGAAATAAGAGATTTTAATCCAAAAAATTATGGTTCAAAGAATAGCAAAACTTCTAAATTTTTTCAAAATGATTTAGAAAAATATTTTAATCTTAAATTAACAGGTAAAACTTATTTCATTAAAATAAAATAA
- a CDS encoding viperin family antiviral radical SAM protein, producing the protein MYKISDLQNIKLNFHFSMFCNMRCKFCFYAPLIAKANYKNNLENWLRIINKVDFFKAINFAGGEPTLFWDQLKEMAKLSKKINLDVTLITNGSIILKKSQDDVNDLLQYFDSVGISMDSISDNINQESGRAINNRNSLSEKEYLEIAKKIKKAGCSLKINSVVHSLNKESKMIDFINKVKPSKWKIMQVSSVGQESHKNFIITKKEFDNFLKINKLFEKTNFIKSIEDEETIKSSYVMIDGEGYFYNSDQIYDKKNIKSLLEEKVVPIDEFNKCDFNILSQIERYKNEK; encoded by the coding sequence ATGTATAAAATTAGTGACTTGCAAAATATAAAACTGAATTTTCATTTTAGTATGTTTTGTAATATGAGATGTAAATTTTGCTTTTATGCGCCTCTAATTGCAAAAGCAAATTATAAAAATAATTTAGAAAATTGATTAAGAATTATAAATAAAGTAGATTTTTTTAAAGCTATAAATTTTGCTGGTGGTGAACCAACTCTTTTTTGAGATCAATTAAAGGAAATGGCAAAGTTATCAAAAAAAATAAATTTAGATGTTACACTAATTACTAATGGAAGTATAATTTTAAAAAAATCACAAGATGATGTAAATGATTTGCTTCAATATTTTGATAGTGTTGGTATAAGTATGGACTCTATAAGTGACAATATCAATCAAGAATCTGGAAGGGCAATTAACAATAGAAATTCACTTTCTGAAAAGGAATATTTAGAAATTGCAAAGAAAATAAAAAAAGCAGGATGTAGCTTAAAAATAAACTCAGTTGTGCACTCATTAAATAAGGAATCAAAAATGATTGACTTTATAAATAAAGTAAAGCCAAGTAAATGAAAAATTATGCAAGTAAGCTCAGTTGGGCAGGAATCACATAAGAATTTTATTATTACAAAAAAAGAGTTTGATAATTTTTTAAAAATTAATAAATTATTTGAAAAAACTAACTTTATAAAATCTATTGAAGATGAAGAAACTATTAAATCAAGTTATGTAATGATAGATGGTGAAGGATACTTTTATAATTCAGATCAAATTTATGATAAGAAAAATATTAAAAGTTTATTAGAAGAGAAAGTTGTTCCTATAGACGAATTTAATAAATGTGATTTCAATATCCTATCACAAATAGAACGTTATAAAAATGAAAAATAA